A window of bacterium genomic DNA:
AAATGAGGCGAGGGTGATATACGGATGAAAAGGGATGAACTTGTATATTTGAAACATATATTGGATGCTATTTCTGAGATTGAAGAATACATTGAGAATGTAAATCACGAAAAATTTTTAGCTACTCGTATTATTCAGAATGCGGTTATAAGACAGTTTGAAATAATAGGTGAAGCTACCAGACGGTTGTCTGAAGAATTAAGACAAAAATACAAAGTTCTTCCATGGAAAGAGATGGCAGGAATGAGAGATAAATTAATACATGATTATTTTGGAGTGGATTTAGAAGCTGTTTGGGATACTGCCACTAAAGACATCCGTGTATTGAAAGATGAAATAAAGAATATCCTTGAAAAAGAAGGGTGAAGTTCCTAAATCTTTACATCTGCCACAACCTACGGCGGGCAAATTTAATATACATCCTTTCTCTCTCTGCAAGTCACTAAAAGACAGTTAATAAAAGTTAATATAGGTTAATAACAGTTAATAATGTCCCGACATTCTATCGGGACAGGGTTGCATGAAAGACAAATTTAAAAT
This region includes:
- a CDS encoding DUF86 domain-containing protein — translated: MKRDELVYLKHILDAISEIEEYIENVNHEKFLATRIIQNAVIRQFEIIGEATRRLSEELRQKYKVLPWKEMAGMRDKLIHDYFGVDLEAVWDTATKDIRVLKDEIKNILEKEG